A window of Rhizobium lusitanum genomic DNA:
GAGCTCGGATGCGATAAGAAGGCACAATGTCGATTTGCCGACGCCACCCTTTGAGTTCGCAACAGCGATAATGGTCATTCAGCAGATCCTCATGGCACGGTGAATGTATTGATATATACCAAATAAATACCAACGGCGCCTTTTGCAAGCGCTATTGCTACAGGCACTGAACGCACGTCTGGCGCTGCCCGTGGCGATGCATGTGCCGGCCCTCCGGTCAGCGACATCAGTCCCAGAACTGCGGTAGCTGTGCTGGCTTTATGCAGCGCTGTCGCTTGCATCACTGATATTAGCTCCAGCCCGTCATGCACTCTTGCCACTGTGTTCCGTTTTAGGAGTGCGCGACCTGTCATCACTGCTGATACTGCCGGAAATGATTGCAGTGCCGCCACTTTAGTAAGTGATATAAGTAATTGAAATATATGATAAAAGTGAATTATTTGGTTGGCAGGATAGCAGTTTTCGGTGTACGAAAACTGTCTGTGCCCGATGGGCGGCCTAAAGGCTGATTGGCTCGTCCGGCAGTCGCCATAGGGGCGACCGGAGCGTGAAGAGATGAGCGAGATCGGAATTGGACAAAGGCGAGCAAGCCGAAACAAATCGGTACGCGTCAGGCTGTCGGAGGCCGAATTCTCCGCCCTTACCGCCTTTGCCACGGACGCCGCGCTGCCTACCAGTGAGGTGTTGAGGCGATTGGCCCGTGAGGCTTCTGGCCTTGGTCCAACTTTTGAGGGAGATGTTTCTAGAAAAATTCAATCGGCAATCGTTCAGCTTCGCAAGATCGGCGTAAACCTGAACCAGGTTGCGCGTGTTCTGAACAGTGGCCGCACTCCCGGTTATGAGCCTCTGCTGGGCGGCATCGAAAGGCTCGCGAGACTCGTTGCGCAGCACGAGCGTGATCTCGACTCGCTTCGGGCGAGGGGTCGCGCTCGCGCACGGTGTCTGGTGAGAACCGATGTTTGACGTCGACGCCCTCCTGGAATTGCTCGATGACATCGAGCGACGCAAAGGGCAGCGTGTATCGCCAAGTTCCCCGCCGCCGCAGGGCGTCGATATGCTGTCCATGAGGAAGGTGCGGCAGAAGCCCGGACCAAAGCGGAAGCGGCCTGGCGCCGTCGGTACGCCCTATACGGGCAGCAAGCCGCGCACGGGCGCCGCACCGATTGATCTGCTGCTCGAAGATGAGTGGCGCAAGCGCCGTAGGGGTGGGGCAGGCGGGGGCATTTCCCCTGCTCGCAGCCTTAGCCAGGCTGATAAGACCAGGCTGAAATCCGGGCCGAATACCGGAACAGGTACTGCGGGAGCGAAGACGGAAACTCGCATCCAGGTCGTTGGTCCGCAGGAACGGCTTGCGATCGCCGGGGGATCACAGCCGGCCGTCGTCAAGCTCGTGAGCTTTGCTGCCGGTGGTGTCCGTGTCGCAAAACTTCTTACCTATCAGAGCCGGGATGGCGAATTGGCGGTCGAGCGCGAGACCGGCGCGCAGATGGCGGGCGGGCAGTGGATCCAGGCGCTCGCCGACGAATGGGCGGAGGAGGACGGCCGTCAGCCTTCTAAGGACGTGCTGCGGCTCTCGCTGTCTGTTCGTTCGGATTCCGATGAAACCATCGGCGCGGCGTTGAAGGAGGCCTTGCCCGGTCATCGGATCGCTTGGGCGAGCCGGCCGACTGAGGCGGGAGGGGGGCGGGTCGTCGACGTCGTGACGAGTGCTGCGGCGAGCGCCCATCCTAAGCAGCACAAAGTGCAGCGCATCTACGACAATCGGAAATCACTGGCGGGCCTCGCAGCGCGGCTCGAAGACGCGTTCGGCGCCGGCACGGGAATCGAGGTTCATGGCTTTGCCCATGGGGTTGAGGGTGTCGGCCGTTATCTTGCCCAGGTCCGCAAGGGGACGCGCCTTGCCGTGTGGTCGGTTCGCATGGACAAAAGCGGATCTTTTGTTGGAGATGTCGTAATCGAAGCCGGCTCGACGTCTCTTGCGGAAGCGAAGGACTGGAAGCGGGATCTCCGCTCGCAGGAACGACGCGACGTCGCCCATATCATCTTTAGCGCAAAGCCCGGCACGCCGAGGGAACGCTTCGTTGACGCCGTGCGCGGGACGCTCGCCCGTGAGTTTGCCGGGCATCGTTACGCCTTTGTGTTGCATGAGGATCGACAACATCTGCATGTTCACGCGGCGGTGAAAATGCTGTCTGAGACCGGCCAGCGTCTCCATCCGCGCATCCAGGATTTTAAGCGCTGGCGCCAGACGCTGGCCAAGGAAGCGCGTGAGCGGGATATACCAATGGACGCGGTGAGCCGCTTCGAGCGAGCCAACCCGCCCGGCTACAAGCTGAAGGATATCCGTCGCGTTCAACGCGGGATGGCCACGGACAATGCGCGCCGGCGCGTCGAAGCGGTGAAGAATGGCGCCGTTCACATTCCAGTTCGGGAAGAGGGTAAGCGCCGTGCGGCCGCCGCAGCGCATGGTTGGGGTCACGTGGCAGCCATCGCCGCGCAGGCCGTTCCAGAGATTGCTCGGGAGGCCGGCGTGCTGCGTCTCTATCGCGCCGAGCGGCCGGGATCTCGTTCTTCGGCACCGATCTTTACCCGCGACCGCGCCCAGGCTGCGGAACTGGCACAGCGGTATGGTGGAGCGCTGAGCTTCATCGATGTTCGTCCGACCGAGATGCATCACATCACGGCGGCTCGCAACCAGTCTAGCATGGAGGGCGGCAGTGACCGCTTCGTGGTCGCCCGCGACCTGGCAGACACGATGCGCCTGGTTCCTCCAGCAGAAGCAACCACCACAACGATTATGCGGTTTCGCCGACGCAGCGAGATCGCCGGCGAATACCAATCCCCCGGATATCAGGCAGGCACAGCGACAAAGGAGACCGACGACATGGCAAATCTCGATATTATGAAAACCTCCTTTGCGGAGATGGATGAGCAGATGGAGGTCATCCGGAAAAAATCTCCCGGCTGACCGCCAGCCACAAATCGATGGACTGCATAGCAAGCTGAAGCAGACGCAGCAGGAGATGCTCAAGGCACAAGAGACGATCGAGAAGAGACGGGGAACCGTCGAGGGTGAGACCTTTGTCCAGCCCGTCAAACATGAGTTCAGCCAATTCGCGGCTGAGGAGCGGGGTGAGGTGATCCGCTATGTCAATCGCAAGGCGAATGGCAGCGTGGGCGCCGTTGCGTTCACCGATCATGGCGACAAAGTCGAGATTGCTCGTTGGAAGGACCGCGAAACAGTGCTGGCGGCCATGCAGGTGGCTTCGCAGAAATGGGACGCTTTGACGATCAACGGAACCGACGGTTACAAGGCGATCGCCGTCGAGCTTGCCGCGGAGCATGGGTTTAAGGTTACGAGCCCTGAGCTGCAGGATAAACTTGTTGCTGCCAGTGAGCGGATTGCCAAGGAACGGACTAGCCGTGCCGGAATAGCACCTGGCCTGGGTGGGGAGGAGACGAGAGTGGAAATGCAAGGAGAAGCAACTGTGCCCGCTGCCCTGCAGTTGCCCGCCCGCGAAACACCAGCACCGGTCGTCGACGGCGACAAGGTCAGGCCTGCCGACCGCGACCGGGGTGCGATGCTTGCCGCGATGCGTGAAGCTTCGAAGAAATGGGATACAATCACAGTCAACGGAACCGACCGGGACAAGGCGTCGGCCGTCGAGCTTGCGGCTGAATACGGCTTCAAGATCAGCAATCCCGAGCTGCAGGATAAGCTTGTTGTTGCACAGGAGAAAGTCGAGCAGCGCCGGCAGAAAGAGCAAGCTCGCGAAGAAAGGCGACCTGGCTTCACGGAAGGCTCAGCCAAGCAGGGACCGGGCCAAAAGACGGACATCGAGATCGAGCTGGCTCTCCAGACTGTACGAGAGAGAACGGATACTGAGGCACAGCGCGAGGTTCGTCAGGCCGAGCACAGTACTGCCACGAATGAGCGGCCGATCGATGGCGGTGGGGAGGATCACGCATATCGGACGCAAGCCGAAGCGCGTGCGGCCGTTCGTGCTGAACGCGCGGTAGATCAGAACCCATCAAAGCCTATCCCGGCCGATGTGAACCAGTCGCCTGAAATTGAGCGCCAACGCCAAATCCAGCAGGAGCTGTTGGCCGAGAAGCAAGCGAATCATCAGGCTGAAACGCAGAGACAGTCCCAGAAAGCGCGTCCACGGCAGTAGCGAAACATAAGAGCTTGGACGTCTACTCCAGAAATGAGTTCAGTCTTCTTCTGTATTAATGGTTGCAGATAAATACAAACTTACAAATTCAGATAGAGGATCGTGCGATCACCGCTTCCCGATCAGGCCGCTCGCCTTCAAGTATTATTCCCGAAAAAGTCAGAACAATCTATGGACGCGACAGGGCCGTGTGCTAGGCTTCAATGAGAGGGGATTGGGGGATAATTGCAGTCCCGCTCACACCTTGACCAAGATGCTTTATGCAATGTCGAGGACTGAAGCCAGGACGGGGACTGCAACTATGCGCCAACCGCGGTCTTATGCGGGCGGGCCTTGACCGAGGAATGATCTTTGGCAGACTGTGTCAGCCAATCAACGACCACTAAAGCGTCGTCTCGCCGCCTCGGTAACGGGCGTATAAAGAGCGACGCGGGTGCCCTCGGGGTCGGAGAACTGGACCGTGCGATTGCCCCATGGCAAATCCTTAGGCTCATGCACCACCTCGACTTGGTCTTTAAGCCGTGAGAATTCCGCATCGACGTCTGATACCATGAACTCAAGGATGGCGCTTTTATTGGCGCGGGGCTCCGCACTGCCCTCCTTAAACATAGCTACCGTCTCCGCGCTCCCTATTGCCAAAGCCGCACCTGGTGTGACGATCTCGGCGAAGACGGGAGCAAGCCAGTCCGCGCGGTAGCCCGTCACCAGCTCGTAGAAGGCCACCATCCTTTTGATGTCCGAAGCGACGAGACGGGTGGATGTAAATTTCATAATTTTCTCCTTCAGTCGTAATGGGCTCTTTCCCCGCTATTGTGACACAGTCATGCTGACAGCGTTGTGGCAGCAGGAGGCGGCAGCTATGCGAAAAGCGGAACGGCTTTTTCAGATCATCCAGATCCTTCGAAGGTCGAGCCGCCCAGTCACCTCGGCGCAGCTTGCGGATGAACTCGAGGTCGCGCGACGAACCATCTACCGTGACATCGCGCACCTGATTGGCCAGCGCGTTCCCATCGACGGGGAAGCAGGGTTCGGTTACGTCCTCGATCCGCGATACGACATGCCGCCGCTGATGCTGACAGCCGAGGAAATCGAGGCCGTTTTGCTCGGCGTTCAAATGGTGGCAAAGCTGGGTGACGCCGCCATCACGAATGCCGCCAGAGATGTCATCGCAAAGATTGCGTCCACAATACCGAGCGACCTTCTTCCCTTTATTGCCGAACCCGCAGTCAGCCTGAAACCCGGCGAGGTCATTAACGGCTTGTTGTTCGACACCCGTCCACTCAGGCAGGCGATTAGGGAGGGACGAAAAATGCAGCTCGAATATTGCGCGGCGAATGGCGAGGTAACCCGCCGTATCGTTTGGCCCGTGCTTCTAGGCTATGCGGACGCGCATAATGCCGACATTCGGATTATGCCGAACTGTTGGCGACGCGGCTTTTTCGGGCCGGGATTCCAGCTTCTCAACTCGGCATAAATAGCTCGCATAATATCAATGCTTATCGGCGCATGATCCAATCGATCAGGACAGTCCGTCGGTCTCCTGTGTCGCGGTTCAGGTTGCCGAAAGTTCCATGCTCATTCCGGCGTGATTTTCTTCTGCGATTATTGATGAGCCAATAGAACACGCCCGTCCCACTCGGCATTCGTTTGCTCGCCAGCCCGTGACACGAGGCTGCTGCGTTCAAAAGACTGCGCCAGCGCCTGCCTCGGCGCGTTGAAGTCGGGTTGCGTCGAAACCAGAGTGACCAGCGAGAGCGGGCGATAGATCCGCTCTTCCATGACCGAGCCGATCCAAAGCGGTACAATCTGTCCGTTTGTGACTCCCAGGTCGGTTGCCCACAGTCGAAGAACGAGACGCGAACTGGCCGCGGTTGTCGTGTCCGCAGATCGCACGAACGTGAGATATGGAAGACGTCCGCTTGCGAACAGAGGAACCAAAGGGACACCAGCAGCGTCGGTGGATGCAGTGAGCCATTTGAGGGCGGTCGCCGGCGTCCAACCGATGGATGGCTCCCAACCGTCTTGCTGCAAAATATTCTCCAAACCCCGCAGACTGCCCGCCCACTGGAACGTCAGCGGTTCCTCCTCTTCGCCGGTGAGATCGATCCGCCGCGCGGGTAGCGTCTGCCAACCTGTCGCCCACCAGTCGGCAACAGCCGTGATCTGTGTCGCGCTCTTGGCTGCATACCGCTCCACATCCGTCGCGTGGCTTCGATAGATGTTGCCTCCGCCGGCAAGGAGAAGTGCCAGGGACGCGGCGACAAGCAAGGAAGGGGATCCTATTCGTTCGACCGGCCGACGCAGATAGAAGAGGCCGAGCAGGATCAGCCACGCAGATCCGAATGCCGCCCCGCCAACCACGTCGGAAAACCAATGCGCGCCGAGGTACAGACGGGAGAACGCGATCAGGAAGATCAGAGCCGCTGCGCCCAGGGCGACGGTCAGCTGCAGCGCGGGACGAAGCTCGCGGGCAATGAGAAACGCGAGGAAACCGTAGAGCACCATGTTCGTCGTGCTATGGCCGCTTGGGAAGGAAAACGCGCTCCAGCCGGAATAGAGCAACTCATCTGGTCTCGCTCTGTGGAGTGTAACTTTGATGACGGTGTTGAGGGCCGACGCCCCTGCGACAGCAACCAGCCAGAAAACAGCCGTGCGCCATGCACGTTTCCACAGGAGCCATAGGAACACGATGGCCGTGACCGCCACCACGACTCTGGTATCGCCAAGCTCCGTGATGCCGATCATGATCGCATCGCCCACTGGAGTGCGAACCTCCTGCAGTGCATTGTAGATGGCGCTGTCGGCAAGAACCAGCGGATCACCGTTGATCACGTCCTCGAGGACGCCGAAGAACAGCCAGGCCGCGCCGCCGAGGAGGACAAGCATTAAGGCGAGGACCCGCACTTCGGAACGCTCCGGGTCGAGCAGGCTGGCGACACTGCGGCTGAGCCATATGTCGCGGGTCTCAGCCCAGTTCCGCATCTCTGCGATGCCAACGGCCAGAAGTGGAGCAGCACGCCTCAGCGTCCATCGCACCAAATGCAATGCGCCCCAGCCCGCAACAAGCAGGATGCTTAGAAGGATTGCCAGCGGCTTTGCGGCTGGACCAAGAGCGCCGAATGCAGCGCCGGCGAGAACGCCGGGAATAACGTGTAACGGTGCCCAGACAAGCGCCGACGCGATGTTGACGGCATAGAACCGCCTCACCGACATTCCGAGCATGCCCGCGAGAAGGGGGACGAAGGCGCGAACCCCCGGTGCAAACCGGGCGATGAATACGCTCTTATCGCCGTGCCGCTTGAAGAAGGCTTCGCTGCGTTCAATCAGTCCCGGGTACCTGTTCACTGGCCAGCGCCCAAGAATCTCGCGGTGGTACCGGTGGCCAAGCCAGAAAGAGACACCGTCCCCGACGATCGCGCCTGATGTCGCTGCGGCCAGTAAAGGCCACAGCGACAGGACACCACTCGGAACGAGCGCACTCAGCGCCAGTATCACCGCCGTGCCTGGAACGATGACGCCGATCATTGGGATCGACTCAGAGAGCGCAAGCAGGAACACTGCGAAATAGGCAATGTGCGAATGCGCGCTCAGCCAGTCGATTACCGATGAGACCAAGGACGTTACCATTGCCAGCCGTCCTTATAGGATGTTGGTGATCAGGCGGTCGGCTCGAGTGCCTTCCCGATACACCGCACGGACAATGATTGCTGCGACAACCCCGGTCAGCGCGCCTCCGAGAACGTCACTGGCATAATGGGTCCCGATATAAACACGGGAGAAGGTGACCAGGCAGGCCGCGACAAGGAAGGCAAGTCCAGCGCGACGTGAGCCATGAAGGAGAAAGGCCGCCGCAATCGCAAAGGTTGCCGTTGCATGGTCTGACGGAAACGAAAAGTCAGCGCTTCGTTCGATCAACAGATTGGTTACACCGCCGTCATAAGGGCGGCTCCTGTGAATGAAGAGAAGAATAAGCTGGTTGATGCCGAGCCCCAGTAGAAACGAGAACCCGGTCGCGACGATGACATGCCGTATGTGCAGCCTGTCCGGTCCGCGCCACCATTGAACGGCGACCGCCAGAACCATAAGCGGAACGCCAATACTGGAGATCCAGATCATCAGAAGATCGAGAGCAGCGCTATGTCCGGCCAGTCCGTTGATCGTATGCGTTACAGAGGCGTCGAGTTCATACATTAGCAGTCTCCAGTTTGCCTCAAGCAGCCTCAGGCGCGCTGCCTTGGTGATTTATTTGAAGGGACTACATGGCCGGGCGGCAGGTGCTCACACATGGGTCCGATCTCCCAGCCTCGCACGGACGACGAACAGTCCGGCGAGAGTCACCATGGTGAAGGCGGCTCCCGTCAGGAATGTGCCCTGCGGGCCCGTCATCTCCCATAGAGCACCGGCGACGACACTGGCTGCAAGCAGTGCGATCCCTGTCACCAGGTTGAACACGCCGAAGGCGGTTCCACGCAGTTCGGCCGGAGCGCTCTCGGCAATCAGCGTTGCCAGAAGACCTTGAGTGAAACCCATATGAAGGCCCCAGAGCACGACGCCCACCCCAACCCAAACGATATCTGTTGCGAAGGCGAGCGAGAGGTCCGCCCCGAGCAGAAGGACGAGCCCGATGGCCAGAAGGGTTGTGCGATTGATACGATCCGACAGCACACCAACAGGATAGGCGGAAAGGGAATAGGCGAGGCTCATGGCGACAAGAACAATCGGGACCAGCGTCACGGGAAGGCCGATTGATTGCGCGCGCAGTATCAGAAATGCTTCACTGAAGCGGGCGAGCGTGAAGACCGTCGCGACCGCCACGACCCACCAATAGGTGGCTCCCAGACGTCCCAGTTCATCGCGATGCAGCGGCATCCGGACACGACGCTGCTCCTTGGGTCGATCCGGCTCCTTGACTGCAACGACGATCAGGGCGACCGAAAGGAACGCCGGGATGACAGCAATCCAGAACACCGCCTGAAAATGATCCGCCGTCAGCCACATCAAACCGATGGCGAGAAGCGGGCCGATGAAAGCGCCAACGGTGTCGAGCGATTGCCTAAGGCCAAAGCTGGCGCCACGCAAATGCGGCGGTGCAATGTCGGCGACGAGGGCATCACGTGGAGCACCTCGAATGCCCTTGCCGATGCGGTCGATGAATCGCGCCGCGATGAGCCATTCGATGGAAGCAGCCAGCGGGAAGATAGGCTTGGTGAAGGCGGCAAGGCCATAGCCCAATGCCGCAAGGAGTTTGCGCTTTCCGAGCCAGTCGCTGAGCGCACCAGAAAAGACCTTCGTGATTGAGGCCGTCGCCTCGGCGATCCCTTCAATGATACCGACGCTTAAGGCTGACGTCCCGAGCACAGTGACCATGTAGATGGGTAACAGAGCGTGGATCATCTCGGAGGAGATATCCATGAGCATCGAGACGAACCCAAGGACCCAGATGCCCGTTGGGAGACCGGAACTGTGCCCAAGCCAGTTGCCGGTGCTCGTCGCGGCTCGGCCAGGCCTGCCCAGTTGACCGCTCATTTATCGGTTCTCGTCATGAGCATCGAAGACCCTTTGCGCGTAACTGTCGAGCAACGCCTCGCACCCTCGCAAGCGCTCGCTCGCCTCTGCAGCGAGCGTCGCTCCGTAAAAATCGAGCTTCTTGATCTTCTCCAGCCAGCCCTGGAGCTTCTTTAAGTCGGTGTCTTCCTCTTCGAGTTCGGCATAAGTGAACTTGTTGATCGCGATCTCCTTTGCGAT
This region includes:
- a CDS encoding plasmid mobilization protein, encoding MSEIGIGQRRASRNKSVRVRLSEAEFSALTAFATDAALPTSEVLRRLAREASGLGPTFEGDVSRKIQSAIVQLRKIGVNLNQVARVLNSGRTPGYEPLLGGIERLARLVAQHERDLDSLRARGRARARCLVRTDV
- a CDS encoding relaxase/mobilization nuclease domain-containing protein yields the protein MFDVDALLELLDDIERRKGQRVSPSSPPPQGVDMLSMRKVRQKPGPKRKRPGAVGTPYTGSKPRTGAAPIDLLLEDEWRKRRRGGAGGGISPARSLSQADKTRLKSGPNTGTGTAGAKTETRIQVVGPQERLAIAGGSQPAVVKLVSFAAGGVRVAKLLTYQSRDGELAVERETGAQMAGGQWIQALADEWAEEDGRQPSKDVLRLSLSVRSDSDETIGAALKEALPGHRIAWASRPTEAGGGRVVDVVTSAAASAHPKQHKVQRIYDNRKSLAGLAARLEDAFGAGTGIEVHGFAHGVEGVGRYLAQVRKGTRLAVWSVRMDKSGSFVGDVVIEAGSTSLAEAKDWKRDLRSQERRDVAHIIFSAKPGTPRERFVDAVRGTLAREFAGHRYAFVLHEDRQHLHVHAAVKMLSETGQRLHPRIQDFKRWRQTLAKEARERDIPMDAVSRFERANPPGYKLKDIRRVQRGMATDNARRRVEAVKNGAVHIPVREEGKRRAAAAAHGWGHVAAIAAQAVPEIAREAGVLRLYRAERPGSRSSAPIFTRDRAQAAELAQRYGGALSFIDVRPTEMHHITAARNQSSMEGGSDRFVVARDLADTMRLVPPAEATTTTIMRFRRRSEIAGEYQSPGYQAGTATKETDDMANLDIMKTSFAEMDEQMEVIRKKSPG
- a CDS encoding LPD7 domain-containing protein, which encodes MSRWRSSGKNLPADRQPQIDGLHSKLKQTQQEMLKAQETIEKRRGTVEGETFVQPVKHEFSQFAAEERGEVIRYVNRKANGSVGAVAFTDHGDKVEIARWKDRETVLAAMQVASQKWDALTINGTDGYKAIAVELAAEHGFKVTSPELQDKLVAASERIAKERTSRAGIAPGLGGEETRVEMQGEATVPAALQLPARETPAPVVDGDKVRPADRDRGAMLAAMREASKKWDTITVNGTDRDKASAVELAAEYGFKISNPELQDKLVVAQEKVEQRRQKEQAREERRPGFTEGSAKQGPGQKTDIEIELALQTVRERTDTEAQREVRQAEHSTATNERPIDGGGEDHAYRTQAEARAAVRAERAVDQNPSKPIPADVNQSPEIERQRQIQQELLAEKQANHQAETQRQSQKARPRQ
- a CDS encoding VOC family protein; its protein translation is MKFTSTRLVASDIKRMVAFYELVTGYRADWLAPVFAEIVTPGAALAIGSAETVAMFKEGSAEPRANKSAILEFMVSDVDAEFSRLKDQVEVVHEPKDLPWGNRTVQFSDPEGTRVALYTPVTEAARRRFSGR
- a CDS encoding helix-turn-helix transcriptional regulator, encoding MRKAERLFQIIQILRRSSRPVTSAQLADELEVARRTIYRDIAHLIGQRVPIDGEAGFGYVLDPRYDMPPLMLTAEEIEAVLLGVQMVAKLGDAAITNAARDVIAKIASTIPSDLLPFIAEPAVSLKPGEVINGLLFDTRPLRQAIREGRKMQLEYCAANGEVTRRIVWPVLLGYADAHNADIRIMPNCWRRGFFGPGFQLLNSA
- a CDS encoding bifunctional DedA family/phosphatase PAP2 family protein, which codes for MVTSLVSSVIDWLSAHSHIAYFAVFLLALSESIPMIGVIVPGTAVILALSALVPSGVLSLWPLLAAATSGAIVGDGVSFWLGHRYHREILGRWPVNRYPGLIERSEAFFKRHGDKSVFIARFAPGVRAFVPLLAGMLGMSVRRFYAVNIASALVWAPLHVIPGVLAGAAFGALGPAAKPLAILLSILLVAGWGALHLVRWTLRRAAPLLAVGIAEMRNWAETRDIWLSRSVASLLDPERSEVRVLALMLVLLGGAAWLFFGVLEDVINGDPLVLADSAIYNALQEVRTPVGDAIMIGITELGDTRVVVAVTAIVFLWLLWKRAWRTAVFWLVAVAGASALNTVIKVTLHRARPDELLYSGWSAFSFPSGHSTTNMVLYGFLAFLIARELRPALQLTVALGAAALIFLIAFSRLYLGAHWFSDVVGGAAFGSAWLILLGLFYLRRPVERIGSPSLLVAASLALLLAGGGNIYRSHATDVERYAAKSATQITAVADWWATGWQTLPARRIDLTGEEEEPLTFQWAGSLRGLENILQQDGWEPSIGWTPATALKWLTASTDAAGVPLVPLFASGRLPYLTFVRSADTTTAASSRLVLRLWATDLGVTNGQIVPLWIGSVMEERIYRPLSLVTLVSTQPDFNAPRQALAQSFERSSLVSRAGEQTNAEWDGRVLLAHQ
- a CDS encoding phosphatase PAP2 family protein produces the protein MYELDASVTHTINGLAGHSAALDLLMIWISSIGVPLMVLAVAVQWWRGPDRLHIRHVIVATGFSFLLGLGINQLILLFIHRSRPYDGGVTNLLIERSADFSFPSDHATATFAIAAAFLLHGSRRAGLAFLVAACLVTFSRVYIGTHYASDVLGGALTGVVAAIIVRAVYREGTRADRLITNIL
- a CDS encoding MFS transporter: MLMDISSEMIHALLPIYMVTVLGTSALSVGIIEGIAEATASITKVFSGALSDWLGKRKLLAALGYGLAAFTKPIFPLAASIEWLIAARFIDRIGKGIRGAPRDALVADIAPPHLRGASFGLRQSLDTVGAFIGPLLAIGLMWLTADHFQAVFWIAVIPAFLSVALIVVAVKEPDRPKEQRRVRMPLHRDELGRLGATYWWVVAVATVFTLARFSEAFLILRAQSIGLPVTLVPIVLVAMSLAYSLSAYPVGVLSDRINRTTLLAIGLVLLLGADLSLAFATDIVWVGVGVVLWGLHMGFTQGLLATLIAESAPAELRGTAFGVFNLVTGIALLAASVVAGALWEMTGPQGTFLTGAAFTMVTLAGLFVVRARLGDRTHV